A stretch of the Balaenoptera musculus isolate JJ_BM4_2016_0621 chromosome 18, mBalMus1.pri.v3, whole genome shotgun sequence genome encodes the following:
- the SERTM1 gene encoding serine-rich and transmembrane domain-containing protein 1: MSEPDSSSVFSGSMENGTFLELFPTSLSTSVDPSSGHLSNVYIYVSIFLSLLAFLLLLLIIALQRLKNIISSSSSYPEYPSDAGSSFTNLEVCSISSQRSTFSNLSS, from the coding sequence ATGTCTGAACCTGACTCTTCATCTGTATTCTCGGGGAGTATGGAGAATGGAACTTTCCTCGAGCTATTTCCCACATCCCTGTCCACATCGGTGGACCCGTCCTCAGGCCACCTGTCAAATGTCTATATCTATGTGTCCATATTCCTCAGCCTGTTAGCCTTCCTGCTTCTACTTTTAATCATTGCCCTCCAGAGGCTCAAAAATATCATCTCCTCCAGTTCCTCCTACCCAGAGTATCCAAGCGACGCTGGAAGTTCTTTCACCAACTTGGAAGTCTGCAGTATTTCCTCGCAAAGGTCCACTTTTTCAAACCTTTCCTCctga